From the Primulina tabacum isolate GXHZ01 chromosome 3, ASM2559414v2, whole genome shotgun sequence genome, one window contains:
- the LOC142538982 gene encoding pectinesterase-like, whose translation MEKQSIMSCACIVLSLISVLRGVCPQKTFIVAMDGSGNFTTISQAISAAPRYSSIITYIKIRAGIYHEHVFIPEEKINLYLVGDGIDKTIISGNRSKNMGFPTYDTATVRVVANGFVAKEVTFENTAGVNMNQSVAVTIEGRYSAFYRWRFLGYQDTLYVWQGIQFFRECDIYGTVDFIFGDARALFQNCNVYARRPRQGQSNTITAQGRESGKKISGIVMQNCTIASAPELLPRLNVKTYLGRPWKNYSTTVIMHSLLDKLIDPSGWLEWAGQGHGIDKVYYAEYENRGPGANTSSRVKWARTIKYREANKFTARNFIQGQKWIGLTGIPYYLDL comes from the exons ATGGAGAAACAATCAATTATGAGTTGCGCTTGTATTGTGTTATCCCTCATCTCGGTATTACGAGGTGTATGCCCACAAAAGACTTTCATAGTTGCCATGGATGGTAGTGGAAACTTTACCACTATCTCCCAAGCAATTTCAGCAGCACCACGCTATAGTTCAATTATAACTTATATCAAAATAAGAGCAGGAATTTATCACGAACACGTTTTTATTCCGGAGGAGAAGATCAACCTATATTTAGTGGGAGATGGGATAGACAAGACTATAATATCCGGGAATAGAAGCAAAAACATGGGCTTTCCGACTTACGACACAGCCACAGTCA gAGTCGTTGCTAACGGTTTTGTGGCCAAAGAAGTTACCTTCGAGAACACTGCTGGTGTAAACATGAACCAGTCAGTGGCTGTGACAATCGAAGGTCGATATTCTGCTTTCTACAGATGGCGATTCCTAGGGTATCAGGATACGTTGTATGTCTGGCAAGGCATCCAATTTTTCAGGGAGTGCGATATTTATGGAACTGTAGATTTTATATTCGGTGACGCACGAGCGCTCTTTCAAAATTGCAATGTCTATGCGCGCAGACCTCGACAAGGGCAGTCGAATACCATCACTGCGCAAGGAAGAGaatcaggaaaaaaaatttcaggcATCGTGATGCAAAATTGCACTATTGCAAGTGCACCAGAGCTGCTGCCGAGGTTGAACGTGAAGACCTATTTAGGCAGGCCCTGGAAGAACTACTCAACAACAGTGATTATGCATAGTTTATTGGATAAACTGATTGATCCAAGCGGCTGGTTGGAATGGGCAGGGCAAGGACACGGAATAGACAAAGTATACTACGCAGAATATGAGAACCGGGGGCCAGGGGCAAATACCAGCAGTAGAGTAAAATGGGCGCGCACAATCAAATATAGAGAAGCCAACAAATTCACAGCAAGGAACTTCATACAAGGACAGAAGTGGATTGGTTTAACTGGAATACCTTATTACCTAGATTTGTAA
- the LOC142540405 gene encoding uncharacterized protein LOC142540405 isoform X2, with protein MIFSIQAMIKMIMNGLGSFLSSPLVPQHCKIIYHVLRLLSTPLFPSLEMESHKTVMSQLGAPKANPTALKSRLENPQPESSARSNSSSRQAASSPGLNTSTGGLRRPSSSGGPGSRPATPTERQTISSQSRSTLIVSTRPSLATSTKTTSTSSSKITSTTSKPTRSATPTSRPALTSTKPVAPPRSITPTSRSTIRSSTPTRSSAPASNSVPRAATPTRRPMTGSSVTSSTAISVKSLISSPSVSKSVSTSDKNLAPMRPSSPVTRPKPWKPSDMPGFSLDAPPNLRTSLSDRPPSVTRGRPGAPSSRSSSIEPVSNGRIRRQSCSPARGRPPNGVIHNSGSSVPVPAVNRLRAKANDNVSPVLIGTKMVDRVINMRKLIRPKQDDKHSPRSNVSGKSASPDSAGFGRMLSKKSLDMAMRHMDIRRTIPGNLRPLTTNIPASSMYSVRSGPNRGRTASVSDSPLATSSNASSEVSVNNNALCVDGIEPYDDVSSGKCNLYPW; from the exons GCTTGGGTTCTTTCCTCTCATCACCACTCGTTCCTCAACACtgtaaaataatttatcacGTTCTCAGGCTTTTAAGCACTCCTCTTTTTCCTTCGCTGGAGATGGAATCTCATAAAACTGTTATGAGTCAGCTGGGAGCTCCAAAAGCTAATCCTACAGCACTGAAGTCTAGA CTGGAAAATCCCCAGCCTGAGTCTTCTGCAAGGAGCAATTCATCGTCCAGACAGGCAGCTTCCTCTCCTGGATTGAATACCTCTACTGGAGGTCTCCGCCGACCATCTTCTTCTGGGGGTCCTGGATCAAGACCTGCCACTCCCACAGAACGTCAAACTATTAGTTCGCAATCTAGATCCACCTTGATAGTATCAACGAGACCATCGTTAGCCACATCGACTAAAACAACCTCAACTTCATCATCTAAAATAACATCAACCACATCGAAACCTACAAGATCTGCAACACCTACTTCTCGTCCTGCCTTAACCTCGACAAAACCTGTTGCACCTCCAAGATCTATAACCCCTACTTCAAGGTCTACCATAAGATCTTCAACACCTACAAGGTCATCTGCGCCTGCATCGAATTCTGTTCCTAGAGCCGCAACTCCAACTCGTAGGCCAATGACAGGTTCAAGCGTGACAAGCTCGACTGCCATTTCTGTTAAGTCGCTAATTTCTTCTCCTTCGGTTTCCAAGTCTGTTTCTACTTCAGATAAAAATCTGGCGCCGATGAGGCCAAGTTCTCCTGTTACACGACCAAAACCATGGAAGCCTTCAGATATGCCTGGGTTCTCCCTTGATGCCCCACCAAATCTAAGGACGTCTCTGTCCGACAGGCCTCCATCAGTCACTAGAGGCAGACCTGGAGCACCAAGCTCTCGATCGTCATCCATTGAACCGGTTTCAAATGGAAGAATCAGACGTCAATCTTGTTCTCCAGCTAGAGGACGGCCTCCAAATGGTGTAATTCATAACAGTGGAAGTTCTGTGCCCGTGCCTGCCGTAAATCGGTTACGTGCTAAGGCTAATGACAACGTGAGCCCTGTTCTTATTGGGACTAAAATGGTTGACAGGGTGATAAATATGCGGAAACTAATTCGTCCGAAGCAAGATGACAAACACTCACCCCGCAGCAATGTATCTGGAAAGTCTGCTTCACCTGATAGTGCAGGCTTTGGAAGAATGCTCTCCAAGAAATCTTTAGATATGGCTATGAGACATATG GACATAAGGCGAACCATCCCTGGTAATCTACGTCCTCTCACCACCAACATCCCCGCAAGCTCCATGTATAGTGTGAGATCTGGTCCCAACAGAGGCAGAACGGCAAGTGTCTCAGATTCTCCTCTCGCTACAAGTAGTAATGCTAGTTCTGAAGTGAGCGTGAACAATAATGCCCTTTGCGTGGATGGAATCGAACCATATGATGATGTTAGCAGTGGAAAGTGTAATCTTTATCCATGGTGA
- the LOC142538429 gene encoding cell wall / vacuolar inhibitor of fructosidase 2-like, which produces MAKQVSAIVIVLVSVFFFSQSNASSANNMSLIESVCKKTFDYKLCVSSLKSNPRSFNTDVKGLARIMMDVILSKVDGILGVIRQLVKKTSDPRMLECLNNGCYIEYDRSTDNIKYAIEYLQSNSFREALTSVDDAYIGAEEGCEDSFAELKIKSPMTAINNHFAALCKITEDIISILYK; this is translated from the coding sequence ATGGCGAAACAAGTGTCTGCAATTGTTATTGTTTTGGTGTCCGTTTTCTTTTTCAGCCAGAGCAATGCAAGCAGCGCCAACAACATGTCCTTGATAGAAAGCGTTTGTAAGAAAACGTTTGACTATAAGTTGTGCGTCTCTTCTTTGAAATCGAATCCTCGCAGCTTCAACACAGACGTAAAAGGGCTAGCGCGTATCATGATGGATGTAATACTAAGCAAAGTAGACGGAATACTAGGAGTGATCCGTCAACTGGTAAAGAAGACATCGGATCCCCGCATGTTGGAGTGTCTCAACAACGGCTGTTATATAGAGTACGATCGCAGCACAGATAATATTAAGTATGCGATAGAATATTTGCAATCGAATTCTTTCAGGGAGGCATTAACTTCGGTGGATGATGCCTATATAGGAGCTGAAGAAGGCTGTGAGGACTCTTTCGCTGAACTTAAAATCAAGTCGCCTATGACGGCTATAAACAACCATTTTGCTGCTCTTTGTAAAATCACCGAAGACATCATTAGCATCTTATATAAGTAG
- the LOC142538981 gene encoding pectinesterase-like encodes MQVLSRKNSKRSMEKQLIVSYVCIVLSLISALRGVYPQRTFIVAKDGSGNFTTISQAISEITYIEIRAGIYHENVFIPKEKINLYLVGDGIDKTRISGNRSENMGFLTYDTATVRVAANGFVAKEVTFENTAGVNMNQSVAVTIEGLYSAFYRCRFLGYQDTLYVWQGIQFFRECDIYGTVDFIFGESRALFQNCNVYARRPSTRAVEYHHGARKRIRKSFFRHRDAKLHYCSCARSAAEVQCEELFRPALA; translated from the exons ATGCAAGTTTTGAGCAGGAAAAACAGTAAAAGAAGCATGGAGAAACAATTAATTGTGAGTTACGTTTGTATTGTGTTATCTCTCATCTCAGCATTACGCGGTGTATACCCGCAAAGGACTTTCATAGTTGCCAAGGATGGTAGTGGAAACTTCACCACTATCTCCCAAGCAATTTCAGAGATAACTTACATCGAGATAAGAGCAGGAATTTATCACGAAAACGTTTTTATTCCGAAGGAGAAGATCAACCTGTATTTAGTGGGAGATGGGATAGACAAGACTAGAATATCCGGGAATAGAAGTGAAAACATGGGCTTCCTAACTTACGACACAGCGACAGTTA gAGTCGCTGCTAACGGTTTTGTGGCCAAAGAAGTTACCTTTGAGAACACTGCTGGTGTAAACATGAACCAGTCAGTGGCTGTGACAATCGAAGGTCTATATTCTGCTTTCTACAGATGTCGATTCCTAGGGTATCAGGATACGTTGTATGTCTGGCAGGGCATCCAATTTTTCAGGGAGTGCGATATTTATGGAACTGTAGATTTTATATTTGGTGAGTCACGAGCGCTCTTTCAAAATTGCAATGTATATGCTCGCAGACCCTCGACAAGGGCAGTCGAATACCATCACGGCGCAAGGAAGAGAATCAGAAAATCCTTTTTCAGGCATCGTGATGCAAAACTGCACTATTGCAGCTGCGCCAGATCTGCTGCCGAGGTTCAATGTGAGGAGCTATTTAGGCCGGCCCTGGCATAA